In Notolabrus celidotus isolate fNotCel1 chromosome 10, fNotCel1.pri, whole genome shotgun sequence, one DNA window encodes the following:
- the si:dkey-91i10.3 gene encoding cytochrome P450, which translates to MLRKCLVNVGLRRNRQRYHGVQRAAGTSGDMRHRDASSTTVMGDQVKLKTMEDLAGPSLLTTLNWLFIKGYFKTTQQMQIEHKNIYGPMWKSKYGPIVLVNVATADLIEQVLRQEGRLPVRTDMPHWRTYRELRNQAHGPLTEMGAKWQRIRSILNPRMLKPKHVSSYTNTINQVVTDFIDRAAWLRETSGEGVMVHDLTGELYKFAFEGICSVLFESRMGCMNQVVPEETQKFIFTVGEMFRLSPILVLFPKSTWPYLPYWKKFVATWDYLFEVAEDLVQKKMREIEEKVDLDQNVEGAYLTHLLLSDKMTVTEILGSVTELLLAGVDTTSNTISWSLYHLAKEPEIQERLYQEVIRVCPGDKVPVSDDIAQMPYLKAIIRETLRLYPVVPGNARLTVENEIVVGDYVFPKETLFHLCHYAASYDESVFSDAHTFLPERWLRGAEEKFKQHPFGSVPFGFGIRACLGRRLAELEMYLLLSRLVKTYEMRPDPAGTEVKPITRTLLCPATPINLQFFDRRVEQEERRAAL; encoded by the exons ATGCTCAGAAAGTGTCTCGTGAACGTGGGTCTGCGGAGGAACCGTCAGCGGTACCACGGTGTCCAGAGAGCCGCGGGGACTTCTGGGGACATGCGCCACCGGGACGCATCCTCCACCACCGTGATGGGGGACCAGGTCAAACTGAAGACCATGGAGGATCTAGCCGGACCAAGTCTCCTGACCACCCTGAACTGGCTTTTTATAAAGGGGTATTTCAAAACGACGCAACAGATGCAG ATAGAGCACAAGAACATCTACGGCCCGATGTGGAAGTCAAAGTACGGCCCTATCGTTCTGGTAAACGTGGCCACCGCTGACCTGATCGAGCAGGTGCTGAGGCAGGAGGGGAGACTACCCGTCCGCACGGACATGCCTCACTGGAGGACCTACAGAGAGCTCAGGAACCAGGCCCACGGACCCCTGACAGA AATGGGAGCAAAGTGGCAGCGCATCCGCAGCATCCTGAATCCTCGGATGTTGAAGCCCAAACACGTCTCCTCCTACACCAACACCATCAACCAGGTGGTGACGGACTTCATCGACAGAGCGGCCTGGCTGAGGGAAACCAGCGGAGAGGGAGTTATGGTCCACGACCTGACGGGGGAACTTTACAaatttgcttttgaag GGATCTGCTCGGTGTTGTTTGAGAGCCGTATGGGCTGCATGAACCAGGTTGTTCCAGAGGAAACCCAAAAGTTCATCTTCACTGTGGGGGAAATGTTCAGGCTCTCCCCGATCCTCGTCCTCTTCCCAAAGTCCACCTGGCCTTACCTGCCCTACTGGAAGAAGTTTGTGGCAACCTGGGATTATCTCTTCGAAGTCG CTGAGGAtttggtgcagaaaaaaatgaggGAGATCGAGGAGAAGGTGGACCTGGATCAGAATGTGGAGGGAGCGTACCTCACACACCTGCTGCTCAGCGATAAGATGACGGTCACTGAGATCCTGGGCAGCGTCACCGAACTCCTGCTGGCAGGAGTCGACACA ACATCCAACACTATCTCGTGGTCTCTGTACCACTTGGCGAAAGAGCCAGAAATCCAAGAAAGGTTATACCAGGAAGTTATAAGAGTTTGTCCTGGAGATAAGGTGCCAGTGAGTGATGACATCGCACAGATGCCGTATCTGAAGGCCATCATCAGAGAGACGCTACG GTTGTATCCAGTAGTACCAGGAAACGCCAGACTCACAGTTGAGAACGAGATTGTGGTGGGAGATTATGTCTTTCCCAAAGAG ACGCTGTTCCACCTCTGCCACTATGCCGCGTCCTATGATGAGAGTGTTTTCTCTGACGCCCACACCTTCCTGCCTGAGCGCTGGCTGAGAGGCGCAGAGGAGAAGTTCAAGCAGCACCCGTTTGGGTCTGTGCCTTTCGGGTTTGGGATCCGGGCGTGTTTGGGTCGACGGCTGGCTGAGCTGGAGATGTATCTTCTTCTGTCCAGG TTGGTAAAAACCTACGAGATGAGGCCGGATCCCGCAGGAACTGAAGTGAAGCCGATCACCCGGACCCTGCTTTGTCCAGCTACACCGATCAACCTGCAGTTTTTTGACAGGAGAGTGGAGCAGGAGGAGCGGAGAGCTGCCCTGTGA